Part of the Tamandua tetradactyla isolate mTamTet1 chromosome 11, mTamTet1.pri, whole genome shotgun sequence genome, TCTGGGCCGCCTCCAGCCCCGGAAAGGGCCCCTGGCCCGCAGCTTCTCCCAACCCGCCGGCTGTGCTGCCCCTGGGAGAGGGGCACTGGGTTCAGGGAAGCAGACTTGGGTGGTGGGTGCGCACCACCCAAAGTGAGCATGAGGCCGGGCAAGCTCGGACGCGGGTGGGTGGGGCACGGGCATGGTCAGGGCGAGAAACCTGGCCCCACAGAGAAGGCACACGTCCACTCCGCAGCCAGGGACTCTTCCTGTGGCTGGGGATGGGATGGGAGAGGATTCCCCGGAGACGATGGGAACAGGCAAGGCAGATGAATTTGGGGGTGTGTTTAAGTGCTAGTTGCAGACGCTCCTTCTGGGGTCTGGCCTCCCCCCCCCAAGCCTTCCCTGGCAGGCCAGCGTGTGGGGGTCCCAGCAGTGGCATTGTTGGAACGTCCCTGCGGCCGCCTCATTGTTCTCTTTGTTAGCAAGCGGAGCTGAGATTTGCAGGGTGACATCAGGCCGGCCGCCGCTCATTGGCCCTCGAGCTGCGGGGCGGGCAGTGCCCAGCCCAGCACACACCCACCCGCCCTGTTAGCTGCCCGCCCTCCCACGGGGGGCCACAACTTTCTCCTGCCCTCCCACCCGCTGCCCCTTCCTACACCCAGCTCCCTGTTGACTGTTCCTGCTCTGCCAGGTTCTAGAacctggggtggggcctgggcgGGGCTTGAGGTCAGGCCACAGGACACTCAGGCTGGGGGACCTTGCCTCTGGCCCCTCAGCCCCTGGGGTCAAAGAAGGGAATGAGGGGTTGAACTGCAAGATCACCTGTCACCCTCCATCCTTCCCTGATGCTAGGTTGGCGGGGCCCCCTGTTCTCAGGGGTGCAGGCATGTACGGACATTCATTTGTCCACCCCAGCATGGATATGGCAGAGGCCAGGAAGGGGACGAGTCATCCCTTCAGCCTGGTGGCTGGCCCCATAAGCAAATGGCATGACCTCAGGCTGTACCATCTGCCCTCTCCCCCACACTGCTGCCACCCCCTCATAACTGCACCCCTGTAAAGACGGCACTGTATCCTGAGTGTCTGTAGGCGTGGGGACAGACGTTGAGATTGAGGCCCAGAGATCACTTGGCCCAAATCGCCAGGCTGTCCATGGTGCTGGCAGGGGAGGGGCTAGGCTCTGGGTAAATGTACTTGTCCCACCCTTTGAGGGTCCTTTTCTAGAGAGCCGCGGCTGCCCGGGGTCATGGCGGGAATCAGGCCAAGCCATCTGTACCTGTGGCCTTGGATGGGGTCCTCACCGACAGTTGGGACACTACCCCCAGCCTCCCAGGTGTGCACTAGGCACCTGCTGATTGGGAGCCAGTCTAGGCGAGGCAGACTGGGGTGGCTCTGTAACCCCAGGGACAAAAGCCCTCTGCATTGGGCATTATAAGGGTCTTCAAGCAAGATGCCACATCTAATCCCAGCTCCAGTCCAGCTGGGGAGGGGAGCCTGATTGCCAGGACAGGTTGGAAGCTCTCCAGCTCTAGAACCATCTGTGGCTCCCAGTGTCTCCCACCCAGTTCTCCAGAACACCCTACCAGGCCCTATATGCACCAGCCCTACCTTCTCCCTCTGGCCACCAACCCCACACTCCACCCTACCTGGTACTTTGCTCTCCTATGTATGGGGGTTACAGCTTGCCCTGGACTTGCCACCCTTTAATGTTAAACCCCATGTTGGAGCCACCTTGACTTCCCCAACCTCCCTGAGCCTTGCCTTGTCCCCCAGAGAAGATCCTGTTGCTTCCATATCACAAGTGGGGAAGAAAGGATTGTGGGGGGCAAAAACGCTGGGCACAGCTTGTAGCCAGGGTTGTCAGGGCTGGGATTCAAGCCCTGGGTTCTCTGTCTCCACCTGTCCTCTGGGATTATGGGTGGGTCAGGGAAGACCTTTCTACCTTCCAGAGCTCCAACCCTTCAGGAGCCTAAGTGGGCTCAAGGGAGGTGGCCCCATGTTTTGGATAAGCAAGGTGGAAATTGAGAAGCTAACTGGTGGGCACCCCCCTACGGCCAAAAGTAAAGGTGCCTGTAGCTACTGGCTCACAGAGCACATGCCATGGGTGTGAACTTGGACTCCGTGGTCCTTCTGAGACTCTCCCACTTACCCACTTTGCCTGCCCACACTATGCATGTTCAATGGCTGCCCACCTTCCCAGCACCCCTGAGCTGCAAGTGTCCAGATGAGGTCCCGTCCTGGTTGTTGCTTGGCCATGGTTGGGTCTTCAGTATCTTGTACGGATCCTGCCAGCACACTTGGTTTTCTGAAAAGGATGAAGGAATGAACAGGACTGCAGGGAGGGCGTGGCCTTGAAGCCACTCTGGGCCCCCTCGGACTCTGCTGTCGGTGGCTTCGCATGTCCTCCCTCGGCTAGgagtctctccctctctcaccaaggatgatgctggctgtgggtggGTTCAGAGCTTTCTTTTTCCTATGTGTACACCATGGAGGTATAGAGAGGGTTTCCCGGGCCATCACCCCCCAGCAGACACCTCCCCAAGGACACTTCCAGCAACAGGGAGATGGGTGGTGAGATGGGCTGGGACCAGAGTCACTGTCAGTCCCACTCTGGAGACACCACAGTCACCCTGTGCAGCCACACAGTTGGGGGTGGCCGTTCAGTTCTTCCCTTCCCAACCCTGCTTCTGGAAGTTGGCCCAGGTCAGAGCCATCTTCTGGGGTAGGTGCCTGATACTGGGATTACTAGGCTTCCCACACTGGTATCCTGAGGGCAGAGCCCAGTATTTTCTGCCTGTGCAGGCCTGGTCCCCTCCTACCACTTGACCCTTGCCTGACTGGGTCAGGGCAGAGGTGGACCGTGTCACCCTAGAGCCACACTGCCACTCTGCCTCCGGCCCCTTAGCTCCCCACCTTTGCCAGCTCAGTCCCAGCCCTTCACATGATCCCTGAGCTGAGAACCAAATTGTGGCCTCATATTCCCCTCCCTGCCGCCCCTGcaggtgaccttggacaaattccTATACCCACTGGATGGCCTGCCCAGCTGGGTGGTGCCAGGGCTAGAGGACCCTGTGTCAGGAACCAAGCAGCCCACCTTCTGTGCCACCCCCTCTGCCCCCAGCCGACAGCTGGGGTTTGTGGATGAGGCTTCCTCTCCCCATCGGTCCAGAGGGCTGGCGGAATCTGGTCCCCTGCTCTGGCCTTGGGTGAATCTCCTGGCCTCTCTTCCTGCTGGCTCACCTCTTCTCCAAAATGGGTCTGATAAGAGCGAATGTTCTAGGCTGCAGGAGGCTGTTGTCTCTGCTTCCAGTGCCACCTGAGGCCCCCGAGGGCAGGGAGCCTGCCTAGTACCCACCACTTGGGCCACAACCCGTTCAGCCCTGTGAGGTTGGCATAATTCTgcccttattttacagataaagaaaccaagGCACGGAAAGGTCACCCCATGCCCAGAGTCACAGGCCACTGCCCCCAAGTACAGCCCCTACAGCAGGTCCCAGGTTTCAGGGAGCTCAGGGAGCAGATGTGTATACTGGGAAATCCGGGAGAGGTGTGCTGGGGCCTGACCTGGGGTGCAGTCAGGGTGCGCTTCCTGGAGGAGGATGTGCAGGGATGCAGCCACCTTCTCAGCTCTGGTTTTGCTTGGGTTGAAACAATGTATCTGTCCGTGGAAGGGCCTCCAAAGCCTGATGGCTTCAAGGGCCCCATTTAGGATGCCCCAAAGAGGACTGAGGAGGGGGGGAAAGGACTGACCCCCCATCAAAGACCCTATTCTCCAGGTAGATCGCCCCAGCCCACCTCAGGCAACAATAATGGCACAAGAGTTGGGGGAGCCACAGCCCAGTGCAGGGGCTCCTGCGACCCCTTGGAGTGGGACCCACCTGGGGCCTTTTAGGGGGTCTTAAGCCAGGACcacaggggaaactgaggtttgggGAGGCCGGGACCCTTCTGGCCAGTTGAGGGGTCTTTCTTGTCATTTGACCTCCTCTGCTGCCTCCCAGGGTCCAGGACCTCAGGGGAAACTAAGGCTTGGGGAGGCCAGGATCCACtagggggaggtggggtgggagggtgggggttcACACGGTCAGAAGAAAAATCATCCGTGGCTTCTCCaccccaagcctcagtttcccccagatAGGGAGTTAGTCTCCTGCGGGTCCTCTGGACTTTTGTGCCAACCCCGATGCCTGCCTGGGACCAGAGGGGAAACCGAGGCCCGGCCGCGGGGCAGGAGCCCTCAtgagcctctccccacccccgcaGGCTGCAAGATCAAGGCCCTGCGCGCCAAGACCAACACCTACATCAAGACACCGGTGCGCGGTGAGGAGCCCGTGTTCATCGTCACCGGCCGCAAGGAGGACGTGGAGATGGCCAAGCGCGAGATCCTGTCGGCCGCCGAGCACTTCTCAGTTATCCGCGCCACGCGCAGCAAGGCAGGCGGGCTGCCGGGCGCCGCCCAGGGCCCCCCGAACCTGCCGGGCCAGACCACCATCCAGGTGCGCGTGCCGTACCGCGTCGTGGGGCTGGTGGTTGGACCCAAGGGCGCCACTATCAAGCGCATCCAGCAGCGCACGCACACCTACATCGTGACGCCGGGCCGCGACAAGGAGCCGGTGTTCGCTGTGACCGGCATGCCCGAGAACGTGGACCGCGCGCGCGAGGAGATCGAGGCGCACATCACGCTGCGCACCGGCGCCTTCACCGACGCAGGCCCCGACAGCGACTTCCACGCCAACGGCACCGACGTCTGCCTTGACCTCTTGGGCGCGGCCGCGGGCCTCTGGGCCAAGGCCCCCAACCCCGGGCGCCGGCCCCCCGCGGCCACAGCCGGCCTCCGCGGCGACGGAGCCCTGGGTGCCCCCGGCACCCCCGAGGCCTTTTACGCAGGCGGCCGCGGGGGACCGCCGGTGCCGGACGCGGGCCCCGCCAGCCCCTATGGAGGTGGCAGCGGTGGCGGGGGCAGCGGCGGCTCCGGCAACGGCGGCTTCACCTTCGGGGGCGATGGCCCCGCCGCCCCCCCGGGCCCCGCCGCCCCGGGGGACTGCGACCTGGGTTTCGACTTCCTGGCGCTGGACCTCACTGTGCCCACGGCGGCCACCATCTGGGCCCCCTTTGAGCGGGTCGCCCAGTTGCCGACCTTCGGAGGCTGCTCGGCCGCCAACGGGACCCCCGCGCCGCCCGCCCGCCGAAGCAGTGCCGCCGGGACCCCCCGCCACTCGCCCACGCTGCCCGAGCCCGGC contains:
- the MEX3D gene encoding RNA-binding protein MEX3D, with the translated sequence MPSSIYQPDGGGGGGGGSEAAGPGTAPGGDPHPGPPPPPEGAEEAAPGPRPPPEPDDAAAALRLALDQLSALGLGAAGAEDEQGAAAGGGDGEAAAGGAEGGAAEPAPPDGPEAGASLAVAAVAAAPGPLSLLDPDVSPPPPPRPSPPDVFAGFAPHPAALGPPTLLAEQMSVIGSRKKSVNMTECVPVPSSEHVAEIVGRQGCKIKALRAKTNTYIKTPVRGEEPVFIVTGRKEDVEMAKREILSAAEHFSVIRATRSKAGGLPGAAQGPPNLPGQTTIQVRVPYRVVGLVVGPKGATIKRIQQRTHTYIVTPGRDKEPVFAVTGMPENVDRAREEIEAHITLRTGAFTDAGPDSDFHANGTDVCLDLLGAAAGLWAKAPNPGRRPPAATAGLRGDGALGAPGTPEAFYAGGRGGPPVPDAGPASPYGGGSGGGGSGGSGNGGFTFGGDGPAAPPGPAAPGDCDLGFDFLALDLTVPTAATIWAPFERVAQLPTFGGCSAANGTPAPPARRSSAAGTPRHSPTLPEPGALGLELPLAPRRGGPEPVGALPWLSPQGSLAPFSGGAGFPAPTSLPGSPSDSGAPESTRKGPAAAPARECVVCAEGEVMAALVPCGHNLFCMDCAVRICGKSEPECPACRTPATQAIHIFS